A region from the Acyrthosiphon pisum isolate AL4f chromosome A1, pea_aphid_22Mar2018_4r6ur, whole genome shotgun sequence genome encodes:
- the LOC100568648 gene encoding uncharacterized protein LOC100568648, which yields MPHEITGNISTVPLLKIVIFACTCAAGLSEFCKHIAAILLLLNRNSLDEIDTLSSTDIRCQWTKLREPSLEKFKPVPISKFCCVGNSIDCTLSQSKTSIRSALISAAPYSAIALHSKGRKSF from the exons ATGCCGCATGAAATAACAGGCAACATATCTACAGTGCCTTtgcttaaaattgtaatatttgctTGTACATGTGCCGCTGGACTTTCAGAATTTTGTAAACATATTGCTGCTATTCTTTTgcttttaaatag AAATTCTTTGGATGAAATAGACACACTTTCTTCTACTGATATTAGATGCCAATGGACAAAATTAAGAGAACCATCACTGGAAAAATTTAAACCAGTTCCCATTTCCAAATTTTGTTGTGTTGGAAATAGTATTGATTGTACATTATCGCAATCTAAAACATCTAtaag atcaGCACTTATTTCAGCTGCACCTTATTCTGCCATAGCACTGCATTCAAAAGGAAGAAAATCATTCTAA